A region of the Mus pahari chromosome 15, PAHARI_EIJ_v1.1, whole genome shotgun sequence genome:
AAGAAAGTACGGAAGCACTTTtagagatttgttttaaaatataagttctcCTTAGGAGAACTTGACAAATCTAAAACCAAGGTAGGAGAAATGGGAGCAGCTGGCTAGATGAATCTACAGACAGAAATAATCGATCTCTTACATAAAGATCAAGGAGtgctgttcccccccccctctggtTGTAGATTACTCCAACaacacattctttaaaaattctttatacaATGGGATTAGCCAAGTTATATTTTGCGCACCTCAGaactacaaaaacaaatactTATTATATTAAATTACTTTTGACCAAAATATTACCAAGATGGCTTTAGAACAGTAAATACTCAAACATGAACGGATTATGTCTATTTAATTTAGTCACACAGGAGAGCCCCAAACCTCGTAAGAATTAAATATGTACAACTATTAAAGAGAAAAGTGTATTTGAAGAATTATGCTGCAGACCTAACCAAAATCTAAATGAAGGCTCCTAATCTATCCAGGCTAGAGTGCACTGAGACTTACATAACTCACCAAGAATTTAACACTTAGCCTTTCACACTGACACCCATGGAAAAAAATACCACTTAATACAATCTCTCTCCTCAGCAAATCTTAGAGGCCTCTAAAGTGAACTTTCCCTTCCTGTTCATCCATCTCCTACAACCTGCGCTGCATCCTCATTTGTACAAAGTATATTTCAGAACAGGTCACAAAATTCATAAACATTCAGTAATACATGGAAAATGGTCAAATTAATTTACAGACACATGtagacaaaagacaaaataatgttatgaatACAAGTTAAattgttaattaaaaatatacaaggaTTAGCCAAAGAAACATTACAAGAATTTCATTAAGCGCTGACTAAAGGCTCACTCCCTATCTCTATATTAGTCATTCCAATACTAATGTGACACACCTGAGTATacaatattttacatttctgttaAAATCAATCATACTGATCTTTAAAAAGAGGAAGCAATTCTACCATAAAGGTGACAATATATAAGCAAATAAGTGTATGCTCAGAAGCAAATCACATCCAGAAATCATTAAATGGATTTCAAGAAAGAGTAAGCTCAAAACACCACTGGAACACCCACTGTCAGAATCTTTAGAAGGCAAGGAACAAGGCCAGACATTAAACAAGtacctctcagaggaaaaggctagTTTCACTCTTCCCTTTccactctgtctcagaaaacatctAGACTGTGATCGATAAGCAAAATGAGAGAGGGGGAAACGCGTTTGCTACAATTTTTCAGCCTCACTACTTTTATAAAACTCGACGCAGATCTGACCAATAATGAGAGATGTCCAAAGCGACTCAAGTGTTAGTGCCCTCATTCAGTCCCACTCACCGAAGCCCTGCCCTCCACGGACACTGGGTTTACAGGGCCATCTTGCAGGATTAGTCTTTTCCTCTAATCACCCAACCTTGCAGGAAAGAGTCAACTTGCAAACAAAATTTCAACAGCATTCCCAAAAGCTCTAATCCCACCGACAACCCTTGAGTTCTCCCTGCTTATTTTCTGCAATGTACACTATTAATGCAGAGGCAAAGCATGGTGGAAGGAAATCAAATTACACAGAAGTGTGTCTGCTTCAATTATGTTTATGTTAAGCTCACTGAATTTTAATTTGCACCGTTAGACTTGGAAGTTCATTTTACTAAGATTAGACCTGACAATCAATAACCATTACCTTGTTTTACCACCAATGAActtaaaccttaaaaacaaaacaaaattcttaatcATGATATTCCTAACTTTAATATACTAACCTAATGTCATGGTATACTGACATTATCTGTAGAAATTGCCTTCTCCCTCAAATATAATATGAAGTAGTTTTTATTGATGTTCTagggaaaaatatttaagaattcaaattaaaatgtatgcCTTCTTTAAAACTTCCAAGTGATGTTCCTAGTGGCATTCCTGGTTCTCTGCCTGAAGTCAGAGTGCATTCAGTCAAGCTGTGGCCTCACACAGCATGTTGACTTAGTGGCTGGTGACTCAGGGTCACTGATCATAGCTAATGTTTGGCAACTGCCGTGCATCATATATAGAGAGCAACCAATTTCAGTTCTGCCAGGGCTGCTGCCTGGAAACAATAGAAGAATTCAATAATGCTCAGAAAGGAAACATTGTCTCAATTTATTTGGGTAAAGCTTTGTTCTGGGTAATAGCAGTTCTCAATGCTAAGTGTAAAGCTTGCAAGCACCGCCCACAGTCCCGTTAAGGTATTCTGCCTGGTGAAGAGACACTAGTGATTAAAATCCAAATCATAGGTCAGTATAAAATTAATCATTTCCTGGGCATGAAAGAATCTCTGAAGTGCCACACTGTCATGGCCTTGCCtatctctgtaagagcagaggcCCAACACCAACATGAACATTTTATATGTCATTAAGTGTAAAAGTTAAAGCATTAAAATTACCTAATGATCTGAGACTAAGACTTATTGTTCAGATCCCAGATTTTATAAGTCTTAATGAAAATTCATAGTGCATGCAAGTTAAGTTTGGGTTCCAAGTCAATTATAACTATTCCTTTATGAAAGTCAACCACATGAAATCTACTGTCAAAAATTTAAGATTGGAAATTTTAAAGCACAGCCTgtttcttaacattttaaaaacacagtttttgcaataagaaagtatttaaatgtCCTTACTGGGAGTATTTTAAATTCCTAATTCAGAAAGCTAAAATGTTGCAATAGTTTTCTCCCAAATAAGGGACAATTAATTATtgagtaataaataaattagtagtCACTACTAATAGGCAATATAAATATTAACTTCCCATCTCTTAGGATACataaaaggtgattttttttccttcctcttgataAGATACAATTAAACTGTTTAGAAAAATAGATCATAGtctaaatctaatttttttctaataaaagctTTCTATGCGTGGAGTAAAGACATACCTTTTTGTATGTCAGTGTCTGGGTAGCCTTCAGGAAAAGGCGATTTTAAAGAGTTATAAGGCTATAGATCAGTGATAGACCGCATCGaaataattatgaattttaaGTCAAGTCTTCTCAAATGACTAATTAATAGGAACAGTGATGGGATTACATACGAGGCTTTAAAGGACTGttttccacaaaacaaaacaaaaaccctagtaATTAATCTGTCTTGTAGCACTACaatccatgttttcttttttatcacacctaaaatagatatataaacCAGCATTTATATAACATGAACACGAGGGGACAGAAAGAACCTAAGCCTACCAGCCCATTTATCTTAACTTACACTTTTTTTCCAGTAATTCCATTCTAACAGACCTCTGTGAGGTCAGGTGGAAAGGTCAGTATCCTTTATAACTGTCTGAGAAAAATATATGGCACCTTCTAACTGAAGCCTGAAAATTCTAATCGTGAATTACCTACTGGAGCATCTGCAGGAGCTTTCGAAGGCATCGTGCACCAGCTCCTTCTTTACAGAGGCAAAGGAGCAGTCACCAACTGTCTGTTTTAGGCTACTCTAACACTGCGGTCTAGGTCCCTACACACTGCAATGCTCTCACAGTTTCAAAACACAGATCGTTCAGATGGAATACTCAGTGCTTACTTCCAGTTCTTAACCCTCTCACTGAAAGGTAACACTTCAAGCATTTTCTTGCAATAATATATTCTAAAAACAGCTAAATTAATATGCGCAATAAATGTATTCTATGACTagacattttattgatttcatatTAGTTTTACTTTGGATACTTGTAGATGATGAATGTTACTTTAACAGATACTTGCTAGTAAGCAATTCTGATTTAGTTTTCAAATAGAATCTTTAATAGTGACCAGTGAGAAATGATTACTATTTAACTAAACACCCCAAGTGCTTCTGCGGTGATGAGTCCTTTCCAGTTTCTAACATGCCTATACATTCAAAAGACCATTGGTACTGAGTTATTTGCAAAAGTATACAAATAGTATAGAAAACACATACTGATAAAAGAATTCTCAAGTTTATCAAACTATCTTGAATGTATCCTTcttaagaaacagaaaagtgCTAACTTACCTTGAATATCCATTAGAAAACACTGAGCGGCCTGGGAAGTTCATAGTCCCCAGGGAAGTCAGGTTGTCCTCTCCAGATCCTTGGCACCTATTCCAGTTTTCAGAACCAACGGGAATTGGTGGAATGACATTAAAAACAGGCTTCTGATCCTGCTGCTGAGAAAGGGATGCTGTATTCATGTCATAGTGGTACATCTGTCCTCCAGAGGTACTCACACCATGAACAGAAATGGCAGACATTTTATTCCCAATTATATTTGTCCCAGAAAAGCTTGCCTGACAATAAACTGGGCCCAGTTTCTCTTGCTTAATTACCCCAGGGGTGCAAAGTTCAATGAAATCATCTTTCTCTGTTTTCACTTGGGGCAGCGCCACACTGCTGGGGCCTGATAAGACTGTATCTCCAGTATCCTGAATTTTAGGTTTAGTGTCCGGTAAAATAAGAGGCTTACAATCCTCATTCGCGTCCCCTTCCAGAAGGAATGGATCATCTTCTCCCGCCAAAGGAGAAAGCAAGTTTTCATCTATCAACAGGTCTGACCTCCAAGGACTCTCGTTTGTCTCTTTACCTGGGGACCCAGCAGAAAACTCCAGATCCTGCAAGATGTCAAAGGTGCTTTGGTCTGTGGTATACAACTTGACACTGCCACCGTTGGTGCCCGTCTGGCTTTTTCTATTTTGCTGTTCTGAAGATGGATCAGAGTGAGTCTGGGGAAACTCCTTCTCTGTCGGGATAGCACACCCAGCTGCAGATGTTGAACTCTTGGGGTTCTCTGGAAGGCTGGCCGACCTATTGAGGTTTGCAATGCTTTCTTCCAGAAGCCGAAAGTCTGTTTCCCCAGAGGAGAGGCCAAGCTGGCCCTGCTGTGGGTAGCCCAAGTCATTCCCCATCACTTTTGTTTCGGTCTCTCCCATATACAGTCCCATGGACAGTGAAACGGCTTTGGATAAatctggctgctgctgctgctgctgctgctgctgctgctgctgctgctgctgctgctgctgctgctgtgcattGCTTGCTGAGCCTTTTGAAAAATCAAGGAGAAGCCTCTGCTGCTTGGAATCTGCCTGAGAAGCAGCAGCCACGGAGGGTGAAGAAGCAGAAACCTTGACTGTAGCTCCTCCCCTCAGGGTTTTATAAAAGTCCATCACGCTTCCCCTCCCCCGGCCAAGCAAACTGCTGGGGACTTCGTCTCTACCAGGGGGAGCTAAGGATTCTTTGGAGTCCATTGGCAAATattaactacaaaaaaaaaaaaaaaagacataataagCTATAAAACCACATTGCGTCTGATCTAATTAGTAAGAGACAGCCATTAAATAAACCCTTTAGGTACCTCTCAAATCAAAGTCTCCATTACCAGAAGAATAGTTCCTACCTTCTAAAATAAAGCTAGATCCTCCCTGCTCCCATCCACAAAGCAGCTCAGCTGCCCTGCTGACCACGAAGGCAAAGTTACATTGAATTGATTTAAACTTGCCTGTTTGTCCTGCCACTCACTAAATGGACACACTGGGTAACCATGGGGATTGTAATTTGTTATATGTGATTATTGTAAAGGTTCAAATGGATGTCAaagtatttaacttttttttttttttaaagtcgtGATCCTTAAAATTTCCAATCCCTTTCAATTAAGAGAGATTCCTTTCTGGAAACCACTCCACAAACCGTTTGATAAATGCTATAATTGTTTACACACCTCATGATTCACAATTTCACCTGTGCCAATCCCCACACATCTAAACCTTTCAAGGTACAACCTTGAAGAATTATGCAcattttatttgggaaaaaaaaaacaaggcagtGCTGGGCTACTTGTCTTGCAGGGCTAGGGAAAGACTCTTCCTCTGAAACTCCATTTTCAACTAAATATGCCTGTCTAGTATCACCTACCTTCAAACTTGGGATATTTTTATATAGCCTAAAATGTACATCTTTAAAAGCAGAGTAGAGTGTGTACTGGCTTCTTCACTACAATTTTAACCTATTTAAATAGTCGAATAGAGCAGAGCTTATCAAAATTCCTAACACCAGGATTTACTGAgttatattcctttttaaaaattatttaatatgctCAATACAAACTATTTTATCTATAAGTTGAAGATTTCTCTTTCCAAATATGTAAATACCAGGAAAAACCGATAGAAAAACTGGATTGTAGAATCACAtataaagccaaataaaacccATTCAAGAAAATGTTCAGAATAATTTTCTCTGCAGTTTTAAACCTTTATTGTATTCTTCCAGACTgctaatatattattaataatcaaAATGTTTTGAGAGGCTAGCAAAGACTACGACAAATATATTTGGAATCCCCTCCCATAAAATGGTAAAATTTTCCTGTACCAAGACACTACGTATGACCATCTTCTCTGGAAGGGGAATTcgaggaaggtggagagagggctGGGACATGCCCTAGGATTCTTCCCTGTACAGGACTTCTCTCTCAGAACCGGAGCCCTATGCCTCTGAGAAGGGTCTCTAAACATGAGGTATCAGATAGACCTTAATGAATTTTCACACCCGCTTTTTTGACAGCTGCCCCTTCCAGCCTGAAACCCTAACAACACTTCATAAAACAAGATGCTCCCTTAAGCGACATTTATCCCCCAGTTAAAACTGTAAATAACCCCGTGACATTAGTCACACGAACCATGCCCAGGGTCTTAAGTGGTAAGGCCGCAATTCCCCAATTCCCGAGCCTGCAACCTCAAATGTCAAAGTAGcacttgtccaaaaaaaaaaaaaataaaaataaaaaaaaaaatcgctgcATTAAAAAACTGCGGCTAGGGAGGGTCTCTTTCTAAAAGGGAACCACTCAGAAAAGTCAGGCTCGAAATCATGCCCCAAAGCTAGTGCCCAAGTTGTCGGGGGTGGGGtcgggggagaaggagggagaaaggtgcGAGGTGAAGGGAGAAATGTGTTCAGACCTGTTGAGTTCTCTGCGGCACGCCCACTTCTAGCAGATAAGGCCGGGCGGGCGAAGTCTGGGCTGCAGGCAGCGAGCCCCGAATCCACCCCCAAGCCCGCAGCCCGCAGCCGCGCGCCCTGAGCCCGCGGGTCGCAGCCGCCGCTCTGCCTTCCCCCCGGGAGGGGGAAAAAGCTAGCTGTCCCGGCGGCTCCGAGGACAGCGGAGACCAGAGGGCTTgcggcaaaggaaaaaaaaaaaaaaagaagaagaagaagcagcagcagcagcagcaaaacccAAAAGGACGCCAGACTCCCGCCGGGGCGCGCGAGGCTCCACGGCGGGGCAGCGCGCTGGGCCAGGGATGGCGGTGCGGGGAGAGGAAGCGCCAGCGCTGTCACCGCCGAGGCCCTTTTCGTCACCGTCACCCTGCCCTCGCCAgcctccaccctccccccccccgcccccaagccCGGACTGGCAAAAGTTTGCCAAGTCCCGCCGCCCCGGCTGCCGAGCCCCTCGGGGAGCGCGCCCAGTCCGGCTCACCTCAGTGCGGGCGCCCGCTCGCCCAGCCCCCGCTCACCTCAGCACCCGCgcgctcgcccgcccgcccgcggtTCCCACCGCAGCCAGATAAACAAGTCGGCGTGCGGGCGCGGGAGGCGCGCGTGTCACGGAGAAGGAAGTCAACAGTCGCCCCCTCTTttccatgggggaggggagagccccTAGCGCGGAAAGTCACCCGTTCCCGGCTGACAAGCCAGGGCCCCGCGCCGCTCCCGTCTCCCCCGCGCGCGTCCCCTGTCCCGGCGCCGCGCCGCCCGGCTGCGGCGTCTCGTTCCACCCACTTAGAATCCGTCCCCGACGGGCGGGCGGTGACTCGGGCTCCAGGCACTGACTCCGAGCTCGCAAAATGGAGGAGGcggaggggaggggggtggagagCGCGGACACGCGAAAGGGCCGCCCGGCCACGGCAGGCGAGCGGGACCGAGCGAGGGGCGGGCGGAGGCGGCGCCACGGCGcgcacacactcgcacacacgcGCTCCCACTCCACCCCCGGCCGCTCCCCGCCCGAGGGGCCGCGCGGCGGCCGCGGGGAACGGTGCAACCTGTTGGCGACTGTCGGCAACTGCAAGGGCGCCCGCGGCCCTCGCCCTCTTTTCGCCCAGCGCGCGGGTCCCCCGCCAGCCCGGCCCCGACGGCGCCTGCAAGCCCGCGCGGCTCCGGGCATCGCCACCGCCGGGGCGCGCGCGGCTTCTTCGCCTTTTTCCCCACCCGAGGGACGAGGAAAAAAAAGTGCGGCAGCGGCTGCCGACCTGGCCTGGGAGGGAAAGCGAGTTTCTTTAGTTTCTCTTCTCCCCGGCTCCTTCCCGCCCCCGCCCAGCTCCGCGGCTTGGAACCGCTCGGGAGCCCGCCCCGTGGGTCCGCCGCCAGAGCCCCCCGAGGGGTGACAGCCAGCCGGCAGTGCCGCGGGGGTGGTCCGCGCCCGCCAACTGCCGAGTTGCGCGAAGTGTGTCACACTAGCAGAGGGGCTACGGGATGGCACGGAAACGGTGCCGCAGAGTCCCGGCCGCTCTCGGGGCAGGACGGCAGACACGCCCTctgggtggaggggagaggatggggaggggaggggagggcagagcagagggTCAGCGCATACATACTGTGAGCCCGGGGGGACTCGCGTGCCGCCAGGTCCCCCACCCCCGCATCGTCTGGGCGGCCCCGTctgcagccgccgccgccgtcgccgccgccgccgcgcgcgCGCTCGCTCGCCACCGGGAGAAGTTGCAAAGCAGAACCCACCCTCCCCCGCGCCCCGATCGTCCCCCACCCTCTTCCCCGAGTCTGAGAggaggcggcagcggcggcggcggcggcggcagcaggaGGCGCCGCCTGCCAAGTTCAACCCCCCACCGCTCTCTCCCCGCCTGCCAGCGCGCTCACATTCGGAGGAAGTTGCACGGCGAATGCAAAACCCTCTTAGCGAGCTGGGTTTctttgcacttaaaaaaaaaaaagaaagaatgaaagaaagaaaaagaagaaaaaaaaaattgtgattaaGGAAGCCTTGCGGGGCAGGAGGGGGTGTGTGCAGGCCTAGAAGCAAGTTGCAGACGGAATAGTAAGTTGCTGGCGAAGTCCGCCCTCCTCTTACCCCAAACTCCTGACCTCTCCTTCCACCCCCTTCGGGGCCAGCATCCAAGCTCCCCGCGGAGGCCCCTCCCCCGAATCTTGACATTTGCTGCTCCAGGCTCAGTGCCACGCTCAGCCTTCTTTCTGAGGTCCAGGGACCCCTCTGCCcctccaaataaaacaaaacccgcATCTTTACAACGTCAGCGTTTAGCTCCCTCCAGCTGTTCCCAGGGCTAACCCCGGGTCTCCAAGAGAAACACGTGGCCGGTCCCCCTAGGACAGGAGAGGGGCGTGGGGGGTGACAGCGCAGCCACCGCGCGCACAGGACCTGCCCCTAGGCTGCCCGCTGCGTTGGGCAGGCTGGGGTGACTCTGGGACCGTGCCCCCACTTCCTCGCGCCGCACGCTACGGTTTAGGGGACTCCGGGGGAAGGTGCTGCGGTGTTGCTTTGGGGTGCGAGGAACTAActtttgctccccccccccacacacacacacaggtgccaGCGCTTGGCACTGCTGATCCGAGCGGAGGCTGCCGTGGCTCCACCCCGTCCCCTCCCCGGGCGCGCGGCTGCGGCCGCTCGCGCCTCACTCGGACTCCGAGGGCGGTCTCCTCTGCCTGACCTCTCGGAGGTCCCTGATTGGGGAAGCGCGTGCCGGAAGTCCCTCGCCGCCATCTTGGTAAAGAGCAGTGACGCCGCACGGGCACCATTTTGGCATAGGCGCTCTTTGGCGTCAACACCCAGGCGCCCTTTTCTTGGGTGGAAAATGTGAAGGCTGCCCAGTGGGTCGTCCGCTTTGCACGGGGAGACCGTGGCTGTAAGACGGCCCCTGGGGCAGAGGTGCTGCACAGTCGCTACCTCCATGGGAGCCAGGGCCGCCATCTTGGCAAAGGAGCCGAAGCTTGACACCTCAAGAGGTCCACACTGGGAAAACCCATCCCAGTGTGGGCCTCCTCCTCCAGGAGAGGGGTCAGGAAGAGCCCTTGAACCACTTagtgttgaaaacaaaaaaagaaagaaagaaaggaaaggaaacaaacaataaacctTTTAAGTAGAGAAGAAAGTCAACCAGTTTCGTAATGGACATTGAGAACTTAGACCTATGACTTGGCTTTCCTTGCTGGCTAACTCCCCAAGGACTGGGATGAGATATATTGTGATCTTGGTCCCTAGACTTCAGATtcttctgtatttgtgtgtgttgggggatacTCAATtctaaataaaactcaaactTATTCTTGATGATCGCCTTTTAAAAAGAACTGAGAATTGtgcacataaataatttttatgtatactttAATACCACAGACCTAAATAGCTGAATTACTCATCAAAAGAATCAACTTCATTTTTTCTTGCATGTTTGAATTGTAAATGGTAGgtgctcttttatttttgaataatttatgACTCTACAAGAATTCCCACttagtatttttccttttcctttttttgcatGCCTAATAATTCTTAATGTAGAAGAATActtcattttaagttttaaatttcagttCCAAATGTTTTAAATTGAACAGAAATAGGaatttttcctgttctttctctttagtGGCCTAACTATGCCTTAGTCTATTAGTTAAGAAAAACATCTCATGCTTTAATCCATCATATTGCTTTAAAAGTATGTTTAAACTCTCAACAACTAATATCTACACAGcatgaaaaataattacaaaaataatttgcTTAACATCCATTGATTCTTCTGTCCAGTTTGCTGAAAGTGttgaataaaatagatattttgttatacttATTGGGAAGTACTGGGGATTCTACATGCTAGGAAAGAGCTCACTAGACCAATGAACTATGTTGCTAGTTGTCTTAGTTAAGATTACTATTGtggtgatgaaacaccataaccaagagcAACATGGGAGGATAGGGTTTATTTCATTCGCAGTTCCATATAAACAGTTCATTATCAAAAGTAGTAAGGACACGAATTCAAACAGCAGgaatttggaggcaggagctaatacTGAAGCCATGAAGCTGTGAAGGAAtattgcttattggcttgctctgccttctttcttatagatcccaggatcaccagctcagggatagcaccatccacaatgggcttgGACCTCCCccgtcaatcactaattaagaaaatgtctgatTGGCTTGCCTGTAGCccaattttatggaggcatttttcttaactgaggtttccTCCACttaacttgtatcaagttgacatgaaactgtCCAACATGTGAGACCTACTTGATTTGTCAGTATGAGGAACTGAAGGTAACAGAGCTTGAGTCAATGTCACATAGCTCCTCAGTGTTAAGGATGGAATCCAGGAATGTTAAAAGAGATTTTCCTCATGGATCCCATAATTTACATGAAGGGGCATTACTGGTTCTTGAAAGAGTTAAGCACTCATGGAATTTAAGCAAtgaatttcaaagaaattaaatagttctttttaaaaaaaaaaaaaaacagaagagaaatgccCATTGTACAcaggtaaaatttaaaattttgataacacaattcttattatagttaatAACTATTAAGCATCTGTCCACCAGACactattcaatatttttatacattattctTAACTCATTAATGAGGTACTTACTCATCAATAACTCTAGGAAGTTAGTGTTATTACAAGGTGAGAGACAGTATAAATCCCTACCTCAGAGAATGTATTTTATCATC
Encoded here:
- the Nr3c1 gene encoding glucocorticoid receptor isoform X1, encoding MDSKESLAPPGRDEVPSSLLGRGRGSVMDFYKTLRGGATVKVSASSPSVAAASQADSKQQRLLLDFSKGSASNAQQQQQQQQQQQQQQQQQQQQPDLSKAVSLSMGLYMGETETKVMGNDLGYPQQGQLGLSSGETDFRLLEESIANLNRSASLPENPKSSTSAAGCAIPTEKEFPQTHSDPSSEQQNRKSQTGTNGGSVKLYTTDQSTFDILQDLEFSAGSPGKETNESPWRSDLLIDENLLSPLAGEDDPFLLEGDANEDCKPLILPDTKPKIQDTGDTVLSGPSSVALPQVKTEKDDFIELCTPGVIKQEKLGPVYCQASFSGTNIIGNKMSAISVHGVSTSGGQMYHYDMNTASLSQQQDQKPVFNVIPPIPVGSENWNRCQGSGEDNLTSLGTMNFPGRSVFSNGYSSPGMRPDVSSPPSSSSTATGPPPKLCLVCSDEASGCHYGVLTCGSCKVFFKRAVEGRQHNYLCAGRNDCIIDKIRRKNCPACRYRKCLQAGMNLEARKTKKKIKGIQQATAGVSQDTSENPNKTIVPAALPQLTPTLVSLLEVIEPEVLYAGYDSSVPDSAWRIMTTLNMLGGRQVIAAVKWAKAIPGFRNLHLDDQMTLLQYSWMFLMAFALGWRSYRQASGSLLCFAPDLIINEQRMTLPCMYDQCKHMLFISNELQRLQVSYEEYLCMKTLLLLSSVPKEGLKSQELFDEIRMTYIKELGKAIVKREGNSSQNWQRFYQLTKLLDSMHEVVENLLTYCFQTFLDKTMSIEFPEMLAEIITNQIPKYSNGNIKKLLFHQK
- the Nr3c1 gene encoding glucocorticoid receptor isoform X2, producing the protein MDSKESLAPPGRDEVPSSLLGRGRGSVMDFYKTLRGGATVKVSASSPSVAAASQADSKQQRLLLDFSKGSASNAQQQQQQQQQQQQQQQQQQQQPDLSKAVSLSMGLYMGETETKVMGNDLGYPQQGQLGLSSGETDFRLLEESIANLNRSASLPENPKSSTSAAGCAIPTEKEFPQTHSDPSSEQQNRKSQTGTNGGSVKLYTTDQSTFDILQDLEFSAGSPGKETNESPWRSDLLIDENLLSPLAGEDDPFLLEGDANEDCKPLILPDTKPKIQDTGDTVLSGPSSVALPQVKTEKDDFIELCTPGVIKQEKLGPVYCQASFSGTNIIGNKMSAISVHGVSTSGGQMYHYDMNTASLSQQQDQKPVFNVIPPIPVGSENWNRCQGSGEDNLTSLGTMNFPGRSVFSNGYSSPGMRPDVSSPPSSSSTATGPPPKLCLVCSDEASGCHYGVLTCGSCKVFFKRAVEGQHNYLCAGRNDCIIDKIRRKNCPACRYRKCLQAGMNLEARKTKKKIKGIQQATAGVSQDTSENPNKTIVPAALPQLTPTLVSLLEVIEPEVLYAGYDSSVPDSAWRIMTTLNMLGGRQVIAAVKWAKAIPGFRNLHLDDQMTLLQYSWMFLMAFALGWRSYRQASGSLLCFAPDLIINEQRMTLPCMYDQCKHMLFISNELQRLQVSYEEYLCMKTLLLLSSVPKEGLKSQELFDEIRMTYIKELGKAIVKREGNSSQNWQRFYQLTKLLDSMHEVVENLLTYCFQTFLDKTMSIEFPEMLAEIITNQIPKYSNGNIKKLLFHQK